From the Burkholderia sp. WP9 genome, the window GAGAAAAGGGAGACGCCATCCCCATTCAAGCAGCGCGGCGTTGGGCAGCAGTGAACTGCTCAGCAGAAACACGAGGTTGGCGATCAACGTACCTGCCGGCACGCCGATTTGTACCCACGAACCGTAAAGCCCGCGCTTGTTTGCGGGCGCATGTTCGACTGCCATCAACACTGCGCCGCCCCATTCGCCGCCGAGCGCGAGGCCTTGCACGATGCGCAGCGTGAGCAGCAGAAGCGGCGCCCAGATGCCGATCGACGCGTAGGAGGGCAGGAGCCCGATGCAAAACGTGGCCATGCCCATGATCACCAGTGACACGAGCAGCATCGACTTGCGTCCCAACCGGTCGCCGAAATGGCCAAACAGCGCCGCGCCGACAATACGCGCCAGATACGCCGAGGCAAACGTGCCGAACGCAAGCAAGGTGCCGATCAACGGCACAAAACTCGGGAAAAACACCTTGTTGAACACGAGGGCCGAAGCAGTCGCGAAGACGAACAGGTCGTACCATTCGACGGTCGTGCCAATGACACTCGCGACGGCAATTCTTCTCATGCTGTGCTCGACTTCATCCGGTACGAGAGTGCCGTCGAGAGTGCGTGCGTGAATCATGGGAAACTCCATGGGAAATTGAGCGCGCGCCGACCATCCGAGCTGGACACTATGCGGATAAGGAGCGGAGCGGGACGTACGGGTTCTTTCAGGTCCGCAGAGGCGACCGTCGAGTTGAACGCGCTGAGTCGAGTAGTTCGCCAGTCCGGTGTGCTGACGGACGGACGCCTCGGATAAGCGTGCCGTCCTTGCACAAGCCGATACCGGCCATTGTTTGCCGTGCGTTATCTCGTCGACTGTTTGATATACGCAATCACTTCGTCGGCGCTCGACACGTCCGCATATCGTCGACCGACGTCGCGCAGATTGTCGCGGTGCGGGCCCTCTTCGATATCGCCCACACAGTCTTCCGGAACGATGGTGCGGAAGCCCCATTGGAAGCTGTCGATCGTGGATGCGCGAATGCACCCGCTCGTATTGCAGCCAGTGATGATGACTGTCTCAACGCCTTCCCTGATGAAGTACGGCACCACCGGCGTCTGGAAGAAAATCGACGGTCCGAACTTGCAAACCACTACGTCGTATTCCTTATCGTAGATGCGCGGGTCCAGTTCGGAACTCGGATGGTCAAGCCTGAATTGATCGCGGACAGCGGCGATTTTCCAGTGCGGCATATCACGCTCGGTCTTGTAAGCGGTGAAACATGTCGCAATGGGCACGTCGTGCGCGCGAGCCACCTTCAGAAGACGCGCCGTATTTTCCAGTCCGCGCATGACGAGTGGCGCGCCGCCAAGCGGGTATTTCGACTCGGTAAAAGCCAGTTGATAGTCCACCACGACGATCCCGACCTTACCCTTCATACCAATCTCGACCGCTCCGTACGAGCGATTTTTGTAGTCGTCCATTTTTTCCTCCAATTCAACGGGTTAATTGTCATTGCACGTAGAAGTCTAGGAGTGCAAGATACGTACAACAATACGTATCGGTTACGTACGGAGTCACCCTTACTGTGAGGAGGTCGTATGAAAGGCATGCCGGCTGCCGCGCCCGCGTCTGGTCCGATCGACTTTGAACAGGTTTTCAGGCACGTACCGGTCGCGCTGATGGTCACGCGTCAGCGTGTGATATTCGCTTGCAACCTGCAGTTCATGGACATGTTTCGCGCCACGAGCGAGACCCTGATAGGGCAGTCAGTCCGAATGCTTTACCCCAATCAGGTGGCGTTCGAACGGTTCGGGGCACGCGTGATTCCGGCGCTGAAGAAGTTCGGCCGCATCGCGGAACCGCGCGCCATGCAGCGTGCCGACGGCGAACTTTTCTGGGTCAACGTGACGGGTGTCAGTGAACACCGGGACGACCCGTATCGCGAGGCGCTGTGGTTCTTCTCGGAGATGGGTGTCGCAACGAGCCTGTCGGGCGGTGCAAGTTCCGCCAACAAGCTGATTGCGGACGCCAAGAATTCAATGACCAGGCGCGAGCGCGATGTGGCGGCACTGCTGATCCAGAACCAGACCGCGAAGGAGATCGGAATCGCGTTGGGAATCAGTCCTCGCACCGTGGAGGTCTTTCGGGGGAAGCTGTTGAAGAAGTTCGACGCGCCCTCGACAAACGCGCTGGTTAAAACACTGCTTGCCTAGCGTATCCGCCGATCGCCGCCGGCCGCGAAACCGCAAGTCGCCACACCAGCCGAGCGAGTCGGCTAATGCTGCGCTGCTTCCAGAAGGCGCTTTAGCTGCGAAACCGCCGTGTCGGATTCCAGTTGAATCCGCGCGCGCAGCACGAGCCAGTTAAGAATCGCGAACCACAACGTAGGCGCGCGATACGTGAATTCACGTTGGAAGCGGGTTCCGCTTCCGCTCGATGTCAGCGAATAGGTGACAGTGCCTGCCGGTCTGCCGTCGATCTTCCCTTCTATCGTCCACTTGCCCGGAGGCTCCCGCGCAATGACTGTCCATACGACGCGGCCGCGCCTGCCCGCTACACGGAAGTCCTCCGTCACCTGCTCGCCCGGATTGAGCGAATGGTCGGCCGAGCCGCTGACCGCGAGCGATGACGGATGCCAGTCCGGCCAGTGAGCCGGGGTCGTGACGAAGTCGAACACGACGTTGGGAGGGCGCTGAATCGACGCAACCGTCACGATATGCGTGTCGAACCCAACCTGCCGAGGCAGTGGGACGACGAGCAACGCGATGACGACGGCCACAGCCAGTATCGCCGTGGCGAACCGTGTACGGGTTTTCATAGCGCTCTGTATTCGACGCGCACGAGAGACATTTATTCTACTGCGGAGCGGCGGATCAACCTGCTGCTGTTTCGTGGAGCAGGACTTACTTGTCGAACGCAATTCCGTACCTGCGTAGTTCCCGCATACCGCTGTCGAGATGCGCGCAAGCGCTTTCTTTATCGCCAAGACGCATTTGCTCGTAAGCGCGCTGCGCGACATCATGCGGCACGGGCTTGAGTGCCTGATTGGAGCCCATCGCTTTGAGCTGCACCTCTGCGGCGCGCTCCAGGTAGTACAGGTCGTCCCATGCTTCCGCGATGCTCGCCCCCGCCACCATCACACCGTGATTCTTGAGGAACAGGATGTCGGCCTCGCCCATCGCGGCGGCGATCCGGTCGCCTTCCGAGTCGTCCAGTGCCAGGCCGTTGTACTGCTCATCGACGGCCGTGCGGCCGTAAAACTTCAAAGCCGTTTGCCCAAGCCATAGCAGCGGCGGACCCTCCAGCAGACACAGCGCAGTGGCATTCGGCATATGCGTGTGAAACGCAGCCTTCACGCGTGGCATCAACCGGTGTACCCGCGCATGAATATAGAACGCAGTCGCTTCAGGCTTGCCCTCACCGTCGACAACATGTCCGTCGAAATCGCAAACCAGAAGTCGCGACGCGGTGATTTCGGCGAACGCGTAGCCATACGGATTCACGAAAAACAGATCATCGTGGCCTGGCACAATGGCCGAGAAGTGATTGCAAATCCCTTCCTCCAGGCCATGCCGCGCGGCGAGCTGAAAACAGGCGGCCAGTTCGATACGGGCCTGCATCACTGCGTCTGCATCGAGTCGCACGTTGCGTGACGCCGCCGTGGAGCCGGTGGATAAGAGTGTATGCGCCATGATCGTTGCCCCTGAAATTTACCAACCGGGTGTAGTGAACAGTGTCGGCACCTGATCGAGTGTCGCGAGCGTTGCGTCCCGCGTGTAGTCGGGCAGCAATGAACGCCCCGTTAGTCTTGCCGGGTCGACGTGGCTGCCGTGCTTGCGCCGGAGCATTTCGCCGACGGCGGCCCGCAGGCCTTTATCCCATTGAATCAATGTACCGTAGCAGTCGAAAGTGAGCCATTGTGGGCGGCTGGTGTTCTGAAGTGACATGATGCGCTCGCAAAAAAACGGGTTCAAGTGTGCATAGGTGCTCACTGCGGCTCGTTGATTCAACGATAGGCCGCAGAACGCTCATCCGGACGCCGACGCGCTCTAGTCACGGATTGATGTACCTCAACTGGAGCAGCGGCTTCGAAAGCTACCCTAAGTTGAGTAGCGCTTCGCGACGAAGCGCCGGAGGGTCCGATGAACTACGCGCTTGAACCTGAACGCACCCGGCATCGACGGTGGATCCGGTCGTTTCAGTTCGTCGCCTTGAGCGCACTGCTCGCGGTCGCCGTAACGTGGACGGGTTCCGTCTATGACCATCCGCTGGACACGGCGGTCATGGCCGGCATGGCGGCGCCCGAGTGTGCCGGGGTGCGCAGCGTTGCGGCCGGTTCACTGTTGCCGGCAAGGCAGCCGGACGACGATATCTGCCGATCTTTCTTCCTGTATCGAACGACATCGGCCGACGCAACAGATAACACGCGCGCGTACATCACATCGATCGGGCAGGATCGTACCGACGAATTCACGCAGTTGATCGGCTACGTATCCCTTTTGTCGCTGATGGCGGTAGGTGCAGCGCTTGCGTTGACGTTGGGGTTTCGCGCCATGCATGCCCGCTACCGGCATGCTCAACGGCGCTAGAGAAGTGTCATGGTAATGCGCGCGGCTGGATCTCCAGGACGCGGGCCGTATGTCCATTCAAACGTGGCGTGAGGAGCCTGCTATCCCACCCTTTGAAGGCGACGAACCATGGAAACGAACTATTGCGAGCGGCATCATGAATTGCAAGTGGCAGATGAGCACATGGAACTGACAGGAGAGCGCAATGAAAACGGACAAGCAGTTGGAGGCAGAAGTTGCAGACGAGTTGGCGTGGGATCCTGCGGTGTCGCTGGCTGACATCGACGTCGAGGTGAAAGACCGGGTTGTCACGCTGTCCGGCCATCCCACGAGCTATGCGGAAAAGCTGGCCGCCGAGAAGGCGGCAAAACGCGTGGCGGGCGTGAAAGCGGTGACGGTCAGAATGGATATTCGCCTGCCGCACGGAGATGAAAGAACGGACGAGGACATTGCGAACGCTGTCCGGTCGATCCTGAAGTGGACCGTGGGCGTATCGGATGTCCACGTGCAGGTTCAGGTCGACAATGGATGGGTAACATTGCGAGGCAAGCTCGAGCGGGCCTATCAGCGTCATCTCGCCACGCGCATGATCAACCCTATGCGCGGTGTGACGGGGGTTTCGAATCTCATCGCTGTGCACGAGAATCCGGCGGGTGACGATATTGCTGACAGTATCCGCAAAGCGCTCGTTCGGCATGTCGAGCGCGAAGCGAATCGCATCGGCGTTAGCGTGAGTGACGGCACGGTCACGCTGACCGGAAAGGTCGGCTCCTATGCGGAGCGATCGATCGCGCGCGGAGCGGCGTGGGCGGCACCCGGCGTGCACGCGGTCAACGACGAATTGACGATCGGATAGCCATACCGTTTGCAACGAAGCGGGCGCATCGCGGAGAAGGAGATCCGGCGATGCGCCCGCAGCGGCAGTTGTCCTGCCAATGCGACAGCATCGCAACTCTCACGCCATATATTTGCCACCGTTGATCGACAGCGTGGCGCCGTTGATGAACGCAGCGTCATCGGCAACAAGGAAGAGGACGCCGCGCGCGATTTCATCCGGCGTTGCCAGTCGTCCCGCGGGCACGCCGCTGACAATCGCTTTGAGAATGTCATCCGGCACACCATGCACCATACCCGTATCGGTATAGCCTGGGGCAATCACGTTAGCGGTAATGCCGCGGGATGCGCCTTCGAGCGCGAGCGACTTGGTGAAACCGATAAGCCCTGCTTTGGCGGCGGCATAGTTCGTCTGGCCGAATTGCCCGGAAAGCGCATTGACCGAACTGATATTCACGATTCGCCCAAAGCGGCGCTCACGCATGCTTTCTATGACGGCCCGGCATGTATTGAAACAGCCGCCCAGATCCACGTCGATCACACTGCGCCATTGCTCCAGCGTCATTTTGTGCAGCGTGCTGTCACGGGTGATGCCGGCATTGTTCACGAGCACGTCGATCGGCCCCGATTGCGCGACGACCTTGGCAATCGCTTGCTGAGTGTCATCAAAGTCGGCCACGTTCCAGCCGAACACGGGAATGCCCGTTTCCTTATAAAACGCATCGGCTTCGGCATCGTTTCCGAAGTAGTTGGCAATCACCGAATAGCCGGCGCTCTTCAACTGTCGCGCGGTTGCCGCGCCGATTCCACTTACTCCGCCGGTAATCAGTGCCGTTCTTGTCATCGCGTGCTCCTTTTGGAAAGCTTGTATGTAGTGAGAGCCGTGTGAGGCCCATGATCTGGATGAGCACCGTTTACGGGCTCGATCGGCTCACGCGGTGACATGAAAGCCCGCGTCGGCGTAAATAGTGGATCCAGTCAGCGTCATGCCCGCCTCGCTCGCGAGCACGGCTGCAATCCGGCCGATCTCGTCGATCGTGACGAGATGCTGCGCGGGCGTATGCGTGCGGACGTCGTCGAGCAACGCGTCGAAATGGTCGATGCCGGACGCGGCGCGCGTTTTGACCGCGCCGGCTGAAATGGCATGGACGTGGACGCGACGCTCCGCCAGTTCGACAGCAAGATAGCGCACGCTCGATTCGAGCGCGGCCTTGACGGGCCCCATCACGTTGTAATGATCGACCGCGCGTTCGGCGCCTAAAAAGCTTACGGTCATCAGGCTGCCGCCATCGGGCATTAATGGGAGCGCAAGTCTCGTCATGCGGATAAACGAATGGCAAGACACGTCCATCGCGAGTGCGAAACCTTCGGCCGAACAGTCGACGAGGCTCGCGTGCAGGTCGTCGGCGGGGGCGAAGGCGATTGAATGGAGCACGAAGTCGAGCCGTCCCCACTCTTTCGTGATCCGTTCGAAAACTGCTTCCAACTGGCCCGCAACGCGTACGTCGCATGGCATCACGAGAGTTGAATGAAGCGCCTCGGCAACCGGGCGGACGAACGGTTCGGCCTTGTCGTTCAGATAAGTGACCGCCAGTTCCGCACCGGCTGCTCGAAACAGCTTCGCACAGCCCGCGGCGATGCTGTGCTCGTTCGCGATGCCGACAACCAGCCCCCGCTTGCCGGAAAGATCGATGATGGAATTCATGATTTCATTGCCTCGCGATGCAGTACCGCAATAGCCTCGTTGGCGATGATCTGCTCTTCGTCTGTCGGCAGCACGAGGACCGTGATCTGGCTGCGGGCGCTGCTGATCACACGCGCATTGCTGTCGTTCGCATCGCGATCGAGTTCGACGCCCAGCCAGGCGAGGCGCTCGCATACGGCAAGTCGCACTTCGGGTTGATGCTCGCCGATCCCGGCTGTGAAGACCAGACTCTCCAGGCCGCCGAGTGTGGCGGCAAGCCGCGCGACCTCGCCCGCAATACGAAAAGCGAACAGATCGAGCGCTTCGCGGGCTTCCGGGCGGTGGCTTGCCTGCAGCTCGCGGCTGTCCGCACTGATGCCGGAAACACCGAGCAGGCCGGACTGCTCATACAGCATATGCTCGACCTCGCTGACGCTGAGACCCTGCTGTTCGAGCAGGTGAAGCACGACGCCGGCGTCGAGCGCACCACATCGCGTCGCCATGGGAATGCCGTCGAGTGTCGAGAAACCCATGCTCGAATCGCGACTTGCGCCGGCCTCGAACGCGCACAGGCTCGCGCCGCTGCCCAGGTGCGCGGCGATGACCTTGCCGCGTGCGAGTGGCGGGAACTGAAGTTCGAGCTGGCCGCGAATGAATTGATATGACAGACCGTGAAAGCCGTAGCGCTTGATGCCCTTGTCGAAGAGTCCGCGTGGAATCGCGAAACGTTGGACGAGAGCCGACTGCGTGCGATGAAATGCCGTGTCGAACGACGCGGCCTGCAGCAGATGAGGCCGCAGGTGCCGAATCGCTTTGATCAACCGGACGCTCTGAGGCTGATGCAACGGCGCAAGCGGGACCAGCGCGGTAATGGCCTCCAGCGTTTCGTCAGTAATGGCGACGGGACCGGCGAAGCGATCGCCGCCATGCACGACACGATGACCGACTGAAACGAGATCGTCGAGCGAAAAGTGCGTGGCGAACCAGCCGAGCGTTTCGTCGAGCACGTCGTGCAGATCGTCGGTGACGGCGGATTGCAGTGCGATGTCCGTCGTCTTGCCGTCGTTCACGAGATGCAACTGCAACGGTTGGTGCCGGAAGTCGATCATGCCCTGGCCGATTCTCACGGCTTCACCGGCGACCACGCGGAACAACCCGATCTTGACCGTCGAAGAGCCAGGATTGAATGTGAGGAGCAGTGGGGCGTTCATGATTCGAGCAGATCGCCAAGGCTGCTTTCGGCGACGAGCCTCGCCAGCGCGACCGACGCGAGGCGCACCCGCAGGCTATCGGCGCGGCTCGTCAGGATGATCGGCAGTCGCGCACCGACAATGAGCCCTGCGGCGTCGGCTCCGGCGAAATAGACTAGCTGCTTCGCCAGCATATTGCCCGCCTCGAGATCCGGAACCAGCAGGATGTCCGCCTGACCGACCACCGGCGAGTGAACCCCTTTCGTCTGCGCCGCGGCAAGGCTGATCGCGTTGTCAAAGGCGAGCGGTCCGTCGACAAGCGCACCGGTTATCTGGCCGCGTGCGGCCATCACGGTAAGCGCCGCCGCGTCGAGCGTGGTCGGCATTGCCGGATTAACGGTTTCAACCGCGGCGAGCACGGCGACCCGCGGCTGCTCGACGCCCAGAACATGCAGCAGGTCGATCGCGTTCTGACAGATATCGCGCTTTTGCGCGAGGGTCGGCGAGATATTGACCGCCGCGTCGGTAACGATCAGCGGCTTGGAGTAAGCGGGGATGTCCATGGCGTAGACATGGCTGATCCGTCGGCCAGTCCGCAGGCCCGATCCGGCGGCGACGACCGCGGAGAGCAGTTCATCGGTATGCAGGCTGCCTTTCATCAATGCGGCAACCTTGCCGGCTGCGCCCAACTCGACGGCGCGCGCGGCGGCGGCGTGACTATGCGCGACCGCTTCGATCGTGATGCCGTCGAGACTCACGTTGGCGGCCTCGGCGGCGGCGCGGATCTTCGCTTCGGGTCCGATGAGTAGGGGATCGAGCAAGCCTGCGTCACGCGCCTCAAGGACTGCCTGAATGACGTCCGGTGAACACGGGTGCACGACGGCCGTGCGCAGTGCGGTATGGGTGCGCGCTTCACGAATGAACGCCTCGTAACGGTCGTGCCGGCGCACGGACACTTCAGGCTGCGGGGAGGGATGCCAGACAATCGGGGCAGACGGCGCAATCACCGTGGCCGTGCCGAGCAGGACAATGTCGCCCTTCTGGTTCGTGCAGCGCGTGTCGAGCAGCACGATCCGCTTGTCGGGGCGCTTTTCCTTCACCGTCACCGTGGCGGTGATCGTGTCGCCCGGCGTGACCGGATGGCGAAACTGCAGGTCCTGATCCAGATAGATGGTGCCAGGGCCCGGCAGCCGGGTGCCGAGCAGCGCGGAGATCAGCGCGCCGGTCCACATGCCGTGCACGACGATATGGCCGAACATGTCGCTCGACGCGAAGGTCGCGTCGGTGTGCGCGGGATTGACGTCGCCCGACACGGCGGCGAACAGATCGATGTCGAGCTGCCCCGCTGTCCGCTCGAGCGAGGCGGATTCACCAATCGCCAGTTCGTCGAAGGTCCGGTTATGCAACTGAAGATCGTTCACGAGTGCCCCCTCAGTTCTGGAAAACGTAGGTGCCTGGCGCATCCGCAAGCGCGTGCGCGCCCGGCTCGGTGCCGATGGCCGGCGGCGCGACCCGCTCGGGACTCGATCGGGCCTTGAGCCAGTCGGACCAGACGGGCCACCACGAGCCTTCCTGTTGGGCGGCGGCGGCCGTCCATTCGTCGGGGCTCACGAGCAGATCGTCGGCGGCGGTCTCCTTGATTCTGAATTGCCGGTGCGGGTGGCCCGGTTCGCTGACAATCCCGGCGTTATGACCGCCGCTCGTCAGCACGAAGGTGATTGCCGTGTCGGCAAGATCGTGAATCTTGTAGACCGATCGCCACGGCGCGATGTGATCGCGTTCGGTGCCCACCACGAACATCGGCGCCCGGATGTTGCGAATCGAGATCGGGCGCGCGTCGACCTGATATCGGCCGGAGGCGAGGTCGTTGTCGAGGAAAAGTTGACGCAGATATTCCGAGTGCATCCGGTACGGCATGCGGGTGGCGTCCGCGTTCCAGGCCATCAGATCGATCATCGGGGCGCGCTCGCCCAGCAGGTAGTCATGCACGATGCGCGACCAGATCAGGTCGTTCGATTGCAGGAGCTGGAACGCACCGGCCATTTGCCTGGCATCGAGATAGCCTTGCGACCACATCATGCTTTCGAGGAAATAGACTTCGCTGTCGTCGATGAAGAGCTGCAACTCGCCCGGCTCGGTGAAATCCGTTTGCGCCGCGAACAGCGTGACCGATGCCAGCCGATGATCGCCCGAGCCGGCCATTGCTGCCGCAGCAATCGACAGCAGCGTGCCGCCGAGGCAATAGCCGGTTGCGTGGATCTTGTGATCCGGGACGATCTTCGAGACGGTGTCGAGCGCGGCCATGACACCGAGTTGCCGGTAATCCTCGAGACTGAGGTCGCGGTCGTCGGCGTCGACGTTGCGCCACGAAATGCAGAATACGGTGTGTCCCTGTCCGACCAGATAACGGATCAGCGAGTTTTGCGGCGACAGGTCCAGGATGTAGTACTTCATGATCCAGGCGGGGACGATCAGCACAGGCTCGGCGATCACCTCGTCAGTCGTGGGGCTGTATTGAATCAGTTCGATCAGGTGATTGCGAAACACGACCTTGCCCGGCGTGACGGCCAGATTGACGCCCACCTTGAACTGCTCCAGTCCGGCAGGCGGCATGCCGCTCGCCTGGCGTGTGGCGTCTTCGAGTGCGTTGCCCGCACCTTGAACCAGGCTCAGGCCCGCTGTCGACATAGCGCGCTGGAATACCTCCGGGTTGGTGAGCGGAAAGTTGGTAGGCGCCAGCATATCGAGCAACTGTCGCGCGACGAACGACACGACGTCTTCATGGTGACGCGTGGTACCGGGGACTTCGCGCGTTGCGGTATTCCACCATTGCTCGGCGAGCAGGAATGTCTGTTGCCACAGCCGGTACGGTTCGGTCTGCCACACGTCGGCACGAAAGCGATCGTCTTTCGGCGACGGCTCCGCCGGCAAGGGAGCGTATGCGCCGGAAGAGACATGGGCGCAATAGTCGGCGAGACGCCGTGTGTTCAATACCCAAAGCGACGCGAGTTCCAGTTGCTTGCCGGGTGCCGCCGCGAGATGGATAAGCCAGTCGGAGAATGCCGCGCCCAACGCGGCCGGCGACAGGCCCGCCGTCAATCGCGCGATCATCGCCTCTTTGGCGTGATCCAGTTCCCGGAAGGGTGCGGCTGAAGCGGAGGCGGCGGATCTGTCGGGCAGTGTGTGATTGCCTGCGGCAGCCAACCTGGAGCGAGTGTCCATCTGAATTCCTTTTGATTGCCCTGTGCGCACGGCGACATGGCCGAACGCACTGACGACAGCGGGATAGCTATGACGGATGAGCCGCGCCGGGTCGACTTGTGTCGGTGACAGCAGCAATTGCTGGCACGACGAAATCGCGGGCGGACGGAGCGTTTTATGCTCCATGATTGTGCGGCGCAACAAGTGTCGTGAATGTGACTTTAGCGGCGCCCTGGGCGTCGCTCTTGATCTGGGTCAAGAGACACCCGGTCGGCGGTTCGCCGCGCAAGGCACAGGTGATTGGTCGTTTTTAGATGTGACCTGCTGCCTTGATTTCAGTCACGTTGGCACGATGCCAAACGCGTCGGGCGTGACAATTCAATGTTGTCGGCGAGCTGGGGTTCGTGAGGAGCGGCCCCTCTACAGTTAGCCGATGGGATTCGGCGAGGCCACGCATAGGGTCGGGGTGGCAGAAGGTGCGGAAACGGCGTCAAACAGCGTCAAACCGCTTCAATGGGCGGCAAGGGGCGTGGCTTTCGCGCCGAGTCAGTAGCGACAAAGGTCAGCGTGGCCTCCGTCACCTTGACGAGGTCCGCGGCCATGCCCATGCGCTGCGCGAACACTTCCACGTTGACGGTGATCGACGTACGTCCCTCGCGGACGATATTCGCGTAGAAGCTCAGCAGGTCGCCGATAAAAACGGGCTGCCTGAACGTGAACGAATTGACGGCGATGGTGACGACGCGTCCGTTCGCGCGTCGGCTCGCGGGAATCGATCCGGCGATATCGACGTGTGACATGATCCAGCCGCCGAACACATCGCCGTGTACATTGGCGCTCGACGGTTGGGGCACGACGCGCAGCACGGGCATTGCGTCGGCGGGAAGGCGTTCTGATGACGAAGAGTGGGGCATGATGGTCCGGTGTCGTAGGTAGGCCGGGAGCGGCGCGCCGGCGCCCGGCCCGTGCAAAATCGAGTTTAGCGGGCCACGTGCGTGAGCCAGTGCGCGTAGCGCTCCGACTTGCCGGCCACCGCGGCGAAGAACGTTTCCTGCAGCGACGCGGTGATTGGTCCGCGCTCGCCGTTGCCGATCACGCGATCGTCGAGTTCACGAATGGGCGTGACCTCCGCTGCCGTGCCCGTGAAGAAGGCTTCGTCGGCGCAGTACATTTCGTCGCGGGTAATGCGTTTTTCGACGACCTGAAGGCCTTGGTCCCGTGCGATTTCCATGACCGACGCACGCGTGATGCCGTCGAGGCACGAGGCAAGGTCCGGCGTATACAACACGCCATTGCGCACAATGAAGACGTTTTCGCCCGCTCCCTCGGACACATAGCCTTCCGTATCGAGCAGCAGCGCTTCGTCGTAACCATTGCGGGTGACTTCGCGATTGGCCAGGATCGAATTGATGTAATAGCCGCTCGCCTTGGCG encodes:
- a CDS encoding SRPBCC family protein, which produces MKTRTRFATAILAVAVVIALLVVPLPRQVGFDTHIVTVASIQRPPNVVFDFVTTPAHWPDWHPSSLAVSGSADHSLNPGEQVTEDFRVAGRRGRVVWTVIAREPPGKWTIEGKIDGRPAGTVTYSLTSSGSGTRFQREFTYRAPTLWFAILNWLVLRARIQLESDTAVSQLKRLLEAAQH
- a CDS encoding LuxR C-terminal-related transcriptional regulator, with product MKGMPAAAPASGPIDFEQVFRHVPVALMVTRQRVIFACNLQFMDMFRATSETLIGQSVRMLYPNQVAFERFGARVIPALKKFGRIAEPRAMQRADGELFWVNVTGVSEHRDDPYREALWFFSEMGVATSLSGGASSANKLIADAKNSMTRRERDVAALLIQNQTAKEIGIALGISPRTVEVFRGKLLKKFDAPSTNALVKTLLA
- a CDS encoding BON domain-containing protein; translation: MKTDKQLEAEVADELAWDPAVSLADIDVEVKDRVVTLSGHPTSYAEKLAAEKAAKRVAGVKAVTVRMDIRLPHGDERTDEDIANAVRSILKWTVGVSDVHVQVQVDNGWVTLRGKLERAYQRHLATRMINPMRGVTGVSNLIAVHENPAGDDIADSIRKALVRHVEREANRIGVSVSDGTVTLTGKVGSYAERSIARGAAWAAPGVHAVNDELTIG
- a CDS encoding bifunctional enoyl-CoA hydratase/phosphate acetyltransferase, yielding MNDLQLHNRTFDELAIGESASLERTAGQLDIDLFAAVSGDVNPAHTDATFASSDMFGHIVVHGMWTGALISALLGTRLPGPGTIYLDQDLQFRHPVTPGDTITATVTVKEKRPDKRIVLLDTRCTNQKGDIVLLGTATVIAPSAPIVWHPSPQPEVSVRRHDRYEAFIREARTHTALRTAVVHPCSPDVIQAVLEARDAGLLDPLLIGPEAKIRAAAEAANVSLDGITIEAVAHSHAAAARAVELGAAGKVAALMKGSLHTDELLSAVVAAGSGLRTGRRISHVYAMDIPAYSKPLIVTDAAVNISPTLAQKRDICQNAIDLLHVLGVEQPRVAVLAAVETVNPAMPTTLDAAALTVMAARGQITGALVDGPLAFDNAISLAAAQTKGVHSPVVGQADILLVPDLEAGNMLAKQLVYFAGADAAGLIVGARLPIILTSRADSLRVRLASVALARLVAESSLGDLLES
- a CDS encoding aldolase, coding for MAHTLLSTGSTAASRNVRLDADAVMQARIELAACFQLAARHGLEEGICNHFSAIVPGHDDLFFVNPYGYAFAEITASRLLVCDFDGHVVDGEGKPEATAFYIHARVHRLMPRVKAAFHTHMPNATALCLLEGPPLLWLGQTALKFYGRTAVDEQYNGLALDDSEGDRIAAAMGEADILFLKNHGVMVAGASIAEAWDDLYYLERAAEVQLKAMGSNQALKPVPHDVAQRAYEQMRLGDKESACAHLDSGMRELRRYGIAFDK
- a CDS encoding acetate/propionate family kinase; translation: MNAPLLLTFNPGSSTVKIGLFRVVAGEAVRIGQGMIDFRHQPLQLHLVNDGKTTDIALQSAVTDDLHDVLDETLGWFATHFSLDDLVSVGHRVVHGGDRFAGPVAITDETLEAITALVPLAPLHQPQSVRLIKAIRHLRPHLLQAASFDTAFHRTQSALVQRFAIPRGLFDKGIKRYGFHGLSYQFIRGQLELQFPPLARGKVIAAHLGSGASLCAFEAGASRDSSMGFSTLDGIPMATRCGALDAGVVLHLLEQQGLSVSEVEHMLYEQSGLLGVSGISADSRELQASHRPEAREALDLFAFRIAGEVARLAATLGGLESLVFTAGIGEHQPEVRLAVCERLAWLGVELDRDANDSNARVISSARSQITVLVLPTDEEQIIANEAIAVLHREAMKS
- the phbB gene encoding acetoacetyl-CoA reductase, whose amino-acid sequence is MTRTALITGGVSGIGAATARQLKSAGYSVIANYFGNDAEADAFYKETGIPVFGWNVADFDDTQQAIAKVVAQSGPIDVLVNNAGITRDSTLHKMTLEQWRSVIDVDLGGCFNTCRAVIESMRERRFGRIVNISSVNALSGQFGQTNYAAAKAGLIGFTKSLALEGASRGITANVIAPGYTDTGMVHGVPDDILKAIVSGVPAGRLATPDEIARGVLFLVADDAAFINGATLSINGGKYMA
- a CDS encoding isochorismatase family protein, with translation MDDYKNRSYGAVEIGMKGKVGIVVVDYQLAFTESKYPLGGAPLVMRGLENTARLLKVARAHDVPIATCFTAYKTERDMPHWKIAAVRDQFRLDHPSSELDPRIYDKEYDVVVCKFGPSIFFQTPVVPYFIREGVETVIITGCNTSGCIRASTIDSFQWGFRTIVPEDCVGDIEEGPHRDNLRDVGRRYADVSSADEVIAYIKQSTR
- the fabI gene encoding enoyl-ACP reductase FabI — translated: MDLSGKRGLVVGIANEHSIAAGCAKLFRAAGAELAVTYLNDKAEPFVRPVAEALHSTLVMPCDVRVAGQLEAVFERITKEWGRLDFVLHSIAFAPADDLHASLVDCSAEGFALAMDVSCHSFIRMTRLALPLMPDGGSLMTVSFLGAERAVDHYNVMGPVKAALESSVRYLAVELAERRVHVHAISAGAVKTRAASGIDHFDALLDDVRTHTPAQHLVTIDEIGRIAAVLASEAGMTLTGSTIYADAGFHVTA